The Urbifossiella limnaea genome has a window encoding:
- a CDS encoding FG-GAP-like repeat-containing protein — MTRHADRRTVLLVELLEGRLPPAAHTLASAEVLALGPLDTANVGGYLAAPDQHDLYRVELGRGDTLRAAVSAQLAGSGLRPLLRVFDAAGNEVALNNQEGGDPALTVQAAAGGSYIVGVSSAGNADYNPTASRSGTPGATTGTYTLALAVRKGQPLAADVVGSSFRLAEAAAVWGETVHASFSVNNRGGVAAGAFTVQVVASTSPGFDPATTTPLLPAPIAVPGLAAGGEWSLADLAITLPATLPAFASAPADGYPDLFPDLGRLANGPIYLGLRITPAAPGDHFGHRGASWESLTIVSPTGASVRATADGEFQRSGGAGYSFTISPAVGAGLLTATARLGPAGELPQLILSGVDVRQELRVVVTGTPANPTATLSQYLPPGTYILSVHHVDALTPEDPENHGRLYESHLDAAFSAGTLNSRSDTPLDDVFPKIPVTVTQAGTYTATAVAKAGAHPVLSLFTGTTGDTLVYQTEGPPGSATAAFSQYLRPGVYFLALGVDRPDDVRLTTTFTPTSPPTDTAPLDGVLGPVASGDFNNDGYPDLAVLHGPEGPLSGKFSILLGHGDGTHTTSFSQETTQTRWTALAVGDLDGDGAADLVLANESGVLVYPGKGDGTLRPDAWTGELDPYASPIAVSIADLNGDGAADVVVAEGAYNAVRVLLADGHGGFRPGESIAIGSPFDLADSQPLPQLRSVAVADLNGDGIPDILATTAVGAPFSNRIQDITAGPGGVAVLLGRGDGTFQRAADLADARGPGAVTVADVNGDGLADVVVGNVAAKSVGVFLATGGGRFGPMTEVPLSARPIRLVVADFNRDGRPDLAAAGEFTVTPLLGDGRGGFQAQQSILIPRLSDAGLAVADADQDGIPDLIVEMLGVTDGPAAGLDVLRGNGDGTFRTRPATAEPVAGGPVALAVGDFNGDGLLDVVTTLAREPAVAVRLGNGDGTYSPQASFPVGARPLAVATADLNRDGRADLVVANRGDDTVGVLFGNGDGSFRPQVTYPVGRGPCALLLTDVNGDGNPDAVVVNNEDGTVVTLLGAADGTLRDTRAGPAARLPGAAPGLAPEDLTLTGLVDVAAVDLNGDRWPDLVTVNSRERTVGVRFGYGDGSFATEVVTRLRFVPHGVTIADADGDGSPDVVVRHNTGNSVGILRYGGNGSFDVVERSVIVDDPAAVAVADLNGDGKPDLVAAGGRAAAVSVLLADGRGSFQDPQALPVGLSPRAVLVRDMNADWNPDLVIVNGVEGTLSTLLGRGDGTFAAASNQSGGGRSNTPFLVNLSGATDAAGRPVLDSVVVDAAGNLLYRPGRPGSTDFGPPVVMNPGLPARDAVAVQTPTGWVVAAASRAARFLVDFTKSYEVSLYTLAGGQLHLAEYFLTRVVATRMFAADLSGSGRADVLILVDTLGSGIEIVFPSSEGRYNGGNRIFRKSGGAPSDVAFADFNGDGRPDIAVTDQASGDVTVFFNDADHSFAWSTRVRGGLSPLNFGTSSSVSTVVGGVRRVGDGRPATENPLNDVSALTVDGQGNVYFADNLLGVVRRVDAATGLVTTVAGNWARLDPMLGTSRDLYKSAAGGPATSAPLYPVNSLAVAGGYLFINEQLGYAPREDATRRVDLATGIITPAEADPDRPWSRTTDDAGRTYTADQNLIVRTDGGVQTTIAGALAPRAVDQLGLGAGGTYQTDVYFAEPNRVYRVDGRTGVISVVAGTGAPGYSGDGGPATDARLNSVDAIALGYSFFAYQPAPLYISDRTDAVIRRVDSGAITTVARLPQDFGLNADYIAVDSAGAVYVADGRTVRKVQGDGPAVTIAENRFLRGLRGHLSDFDGYPTPVVVDARQGFLYFADGPTVRRVNLVTGADTTVAGTGQYGTLGDGGQATDAQLGYVRGLALSASGTDLYIVDSESLLRVVDTVGGVITTVFDLGGRFDTFGGIKGLAVDAYGNILVKGPAPVRFPDGSGRLVNTVLKVTAPVTTFASAARPVAVASGEFTGDGRPDLLVVNRGEHSFSVLAGSGRGGFAAPTAALTTSTSLGRAVNDEAGAAVAGRFTRGGTVDDVAVLMRDAGEVWVFANNGDGTFRRGQVIAVGAGATGLSLAPAADGGPPDLLVGNGAGDVLRLVGNGDGTFTPPPPVTGTRAPIAVQTGGGGPVALVANQQTNRVTVQARGAGTFTPVGTLTAEDAGAQLAPGDVTWYPLSRGDTRADAVVLASGSNSVLVYRATAPAADGTPTFAAPASYPTGTNPVHVTVADVNGDAVPDMLVANAGSNDVSVLFGSYGAGGRWVGTAGPRLRAAGAGPLSADLVANPASPGGSDLAITTRDGKVTVLPGRGQGFFDDRSPRVLDLGAALAPQAPSYIPGLPAGYVVTAGGDVIRFNATAGTQAVVSTGQPVLLVQAVDFSRVIEVRSGGGVVLATAGGGSTDLVPRGAVAGVPSGLAVVDFASAVLEVLVTSAGDDAIFEYAVRTGSGGDPITFEITSDLTAVDTSSPLVPTLVTTISTAGGGRGAASATGFGLLDAAAATGLPAGFLSRLGEMTDDEVLASEGESFIAAVASTLSGEPDPDPSHGPRPAAPTRDELLDATADVLERLVEAARSGRPPAADGEAAPDGPTLLERLLDALQKLPADVPPPTTPAGDPSPPSSPPAPPPGEPDGPGEVPAEPDDQAAGESVHGPVDWRVVAITAWLLLEAAALLHNPDFKAAKPSVRPRG; from the coding sequence ATGACCCGCCACGCCGACCGCCGGACCGTACTCCTCGTGGAGCTGCTCGAAGGGCGGCTGCCGCCGGCCGCCCACACCCTCGCGTCGGCCGAGGTGCTGGCGCTCGGGCCGCTCGACACCGCGAACGTGGGCGGCTACCTGGCGGCGCCGGACCAGCACGACCTGTACCGGGTCGAACTCGGCCGGGGCGACACCCTCCGCGCGGCCGTCAGCGCCCAACTCGCCGGGAGCGGCCTCCGGCCCCTGTTGCGCGTGTTCGACGCCGCCGGCAACGAGGTGGCGCTGAACAACCAGGAGGGGGGCGACCCGGCGCTGACGGTGCAGGCCGCGGCGGGCGGCAGCTACATCGTCGGGGTGTCGTCCGCCGGGAACGCGGACTACAACCCGACCGCCAGCCGGAGCGGCACCCCCGGCGCCACGACCGGTACGTACACCCTCGCCCTCGCGGTGCGGAAGGGACAACCGCTCGCGGCGGACGTCGTCGGGTCGTCGTTCCGGCTGGCGGAGGCGGCGGCCGTGTGGGGCGAGACGGTCCACGCCTCCTTCAGCGTCAACAACCGCGGCGGGGTGGCGGCCGGGGCGTTCACCGTGCAGGTGGTCGCTTCGACCAGCCCCGGGTTCGACCCCGCGACCACGACACCGCTGCTACCGGCCCCGATCGCCGTACCCGGACTCGCCGCCGGGGGCGAGTGGTCCCTGGCCGACCTCGCGATCACCCTTCCGGCCACACTCCCGGCGTTCGCGTCGGCCCCGGCCGACGGATACCCGGACCTCTTCCCAGACCTCGGCCGACTGGCGAACGGACCGATCTACCTCGGACTTCGAATCACTCCCGCCGCGCCGGGCGACCACTTCGGGCACCGCGGGGCGAGCTGGGAGTCGCTCACGATCGTGAGCCCGACCGGCGCCTCGGTCCGCGCCACGGCGGACGGAGAGTTCCAGCGGAGCGGGGGCGCGGGCTATTCGTTTACAATCAGTCCGGCCGTCGGGGCCGGGCTGTTGACGGCGACCGCCCGACTGGGTCCGGCCGGTGAGCTCCCCCAGCTAATACTCAGTGGTGTAGACGTCCGGCAGGAACTCCGCGTCGTGGTCACCGGGACGCCCGCCAACCCGACCGCGACGCTCAGCCAGTACCTCCCCCCGGGCACCTACATTCTGTCCGTCCACCACGTCGACGCCTTGACCCCGGAAGACCCGGAGAACCACGGCCGGCTGTACGAGTCCCACCTCGACGCGGCGTTCTCCGCCGGCACCCTCAACTCGCGGTCCGACACCCCCCTCGACGACGTGTTCCCGAAGATCCCGGTCACCGTTACGCAGGCCGGGACGTACACGGCAACCGCCGTCGCCAAGGCCGGCGCGCACCCCGTCCTGTCCCTCTTCACCGGCACCACGGGCGACACCCTCGTCTACCAGACTGAAGGCCCGCCCGGCAGCGCCACGGCGGCGTTCTCGCAGTACCTCCGGCCCGGGGTCTACTTCCTCGCCCTCGGGGTCGACCGGCCGGACGACGTCCGGCTCACCACCACGTTCACACCGACGAGCCCGCCGACCGACACCGCCCCGTTGGACGGCGTCCTCGGGCCGGTGGCGTCGGGCGACTTCAACAACGACGGCTACCCCGACCTGGCCGTTCTCCACGGCCCCGAAGGCCCCCTCTCCGGTAAATTCAGCATCCTCCTCGGGCACGGGGACGGCACCCATACCACGAGCTTCTCGCAGGAAACGACTCAGACCCGCTGGACCGCGCTGGCGGTCGGCGACCTGGACGGCGACGGGGCGGCCGACCTGGTGCTCGCCAACGAGTCCGGCGTCCTCGTCTACCCGGGCAAGGGCGACGGCACCCTCCGCCCCGACGCGTGGACGGGCGAACTCGACCCGTACGCGTCCCCGATCGCGGTGTCGATCGCCGACCTGAACGGCGACGGCGCCGCCGACGTGGTCGTGGCCGAAGGGGCCTACAACGCCGTCCGGGTGCTCCTCGCCGACGGGCACGGGGGCTTCCGCCCGGGCGAGTCGATCGCCATCGGCTCACCGTTCGATCTAGCGGACAGCCAGCCCCTGCCACAACTGCGGTCGGTGGCGGTGGCCGACCTGAACGGCGACGGGATCCCGGACATCCTGGCGACGACCGCCGTCGGCGCTCCCTTCTCGAACCGGATCCAGGACATTACCGCCGGTCCCGGCGGGGTCGCGGTGCTGCTCGGCCGCGGCGACGGGACGTTCCAGCGGGCCGCCGACCTGGCCGACGCCCGTGGGCCGGGAGCGGTGACGGTGGCCGACGTGAACGGCGACGGCCTGGCGGACGTGGTGGTCGGCAACGTCGCGGCCAAGTCGGTCGGGGTGTTCCTGGCTACCGGCGGCGGGCGGTTCGGGCCGATGACCGAGGTGCCGCTTTCCGCCCGGCCGATCCGGCTGGTGGTCGCCGACTTCAACCGCGACGGCCGGCCCGACCTCGCCGCCGCCGGCGAGTTCACCGTCACCCCACTCCTCGGCGACGGCCGCGGCGGGTTCCAAGCTCAGCAGTCGATTCTGATCCCGCGGCTGTCGGACGCCGGGCTGGCCGTGGCCGACGCGGACCAGGACGGTATCCCGGACCTGATCGTCGAGATGCTCGGCGTGACCGACGGCCCGGCCGCCGGCCTGGACGTGCTCCGGGGCAACGGCGACGGCACGTTCCGGACCCGGCCCGCGACCGCCGAGCCCGTCGCCGGGGGGCCGGTCGCACTGGCGGTCGGGGACTTCAACGGCGACGGCCTCCTCGACGTCGTGACCACTTTGGCCCGCGAGCCGGCGGTGGCCGTGCGGCTCGGCAACGGGGACGGCACGTATTCCCCGCAGGCGTCGTTCCCGGTCGGGGCGCGGCCGCTGGCGGTGGCGACCGCCGACCTCAACCGCGACGGCCGGGCCGACCTCGTGGTGGCGAACCGCGGGGACGACACCGTCGGGGTGCTGTTCGGCAACGGCGACGGCAGCTTCCGCCCGCAGGTGACCTATCCGGTCGGCCGCGGGCCGTGTGCCCTCCTGCTGACCGACGTGAACGGCGACGGCAACCCGGACGCGGTGGTGGTGAACAACGAGGACGGCACGGTGGTCACGCTTCTGGGGGCCGCCGACGGCACCCTCCGCGACACGCGGGCCGGGCCGGCCGCGCGGCTCCCGGGGGCCGCGCCCGGGCTGGCGCCCGAGGACCTCACACTAACCGGCCTCGTGGACGTGGCGGCCGTCGATCTGAACGGCGACCGGTGGCCGGACCTGGTGACCGTCAACAGCCGTGAGCGGACGGTCGGGGTGCGGTTCGGCTACGGCGACGGGTCGTTCGCCACCGAGGTCGTCACCCGCCTTCGGTTCGTCCCACACGGGGTGACGATCGCCGACGCCGACGGCGACGGCTCCCCGGACGTCGTCGTGCGGCACAACACCGGCAACTCGGTCGGCATCCTCCGGTACGGGGGCAACGGCAGCTTCGACGTGGTCGAGCGGTCGGTGATCGTGGACGACCCGGCCGCGGTCGCGGTGGCCGACCTGAACGGCGACGGCAAGCCCGACCTGGTGGCGGCGGGCGGGCGGGCCGCCGCCGTGTCCGTCCTGCTGGCTGACGGCCGCGGGTCGTTCCAGGACCCACAGGCGCTGCCGGTCGGGCTCTCCCCCCGGGCCGTGCTCGTCCGGGACATGAACGCCGACTGGAACCCGGACCTGGTAATCGTCAACGGGGTGGAGGGGACGCTCTCCACCCTCCTCGGCCGGGGCGACGGGACGTTCGCCGCGGCGAGCAACCAGAGCGGCGGCGGGCGGTCGAACACGCCCTTCCTGGTCAACTTATCCGGCGCGACCGACGCCGCGGGCCGGCCGGTGCTCGACAGTGTGGTGGTGGACGCCGCCGGGAACCTCCTCTACCGCCCCGGGCGGCCCGGCTCGACGGACTTCGGCCCACCGGTCGTCATGAACCCCGGCCTCCCGGCCCGCGACGCCGTCGCGGTGCAGACCCCGACCGGGTGGGTGGTCGCCGCCGCCAGTCGAGCGGCGAGATTTCTCGTCGATTTCACTAAGTCGTACGAAGTCTCGCTGTACACGCTCGCCGGCGGCCAACTCCATCTCGCCGAGTATTTCTTAACCAGGGTTGTCGCGACCCGGATGTTCGCAGCCGACCTGAGCGGGAGCGGCCGGGCCGACGTGCTGATCCTCGTCGATACGCTCGGAAGCGGAATCGAGATCGTCTTCCCGAGTAGCGAGGGGAGGTACAACGGAGGAAACCGCATCTTCCGGAAATCCGGCGGAGCCCCGTCGGACGTGGCGTTCGCCGACTTCAACGGGGACGGCCGGCCGGACATCGCCGTCACGGACCAGGCGAGCGGCGACGTAACCGTCTTCTTCAACGACGCCGACCACTCGTTCGCCTGGAGCACCCGCGTCCGCGGGGGGCTCAGCCCCCTCAACTTCGGAACGTCGTCTTCGGTCTCGACGGTCGTGGGGGGCGTCAGGCGGGTCGGCGACGGCCGGCCGGCGACCGAGAACCCGCTGAATGACGTCTCCGCCCTGACGGTGGACGGCCAGGGGAACGTGTACTTCGCCGACAACCTCCTTGGCGTCGTTCGCCGGGTCGACGCGGCGACCGGGCTCGTCACCACGGTCGCCGGGAACTGGGCCCGACTGGACCCGATGCTGGGCACCTCCCGGGACTTGTACAAGTCGGCGGCCGGCGGCCCGGCCACGTCCGCCCCCCTGTACCCGGTCAACAGCCTGGCCGTGGCCGGGGGGTACTTGTTCATCAACGAACAGCTCGGCTACGCGCCCCGGGAAGACGCGACCCGCCGGGTGGACCTCGCGACCGGGATCATCACGCCCGCCGAGGCTGACCCCGACCGCCCCTGGTCGCGGACCACGGACGATGCCGGACGGACGTACACCGCGGACCAGAACCTGATCGTCCGGACGGACGGCGGTGTGCAGACCACGATCGCGGGCGCCCTGGCGCCCCGGGCGGTTGACCAGCTTGGGCTCGGCGCCGGCGGCACCTACCAAACGGATGTCTACTTCGCGGAGCCGAACCGGGTTTACCGGGTGGACGGGCGGACCGGCGTGATCAGCGTCGTCGCCGGCACCGGGGCGCCCGGGTACAGCGGGGACGGCGGACCGGCGACCGACGCCCGGCTGAACTCCGTCGATGCCATCGCCCTCGGTTATAGTTTCTTCGCCTACCAGCCAGCGCCTTTGTACATCTCCGACCGCACCGACGCTGTGATCCGCCGGGTGGACTCGGGGGCCATCACCACGGTCGCCCGCCTCCCCCAGGACTTCGGGCTGAACGCGGACTACATCGCGGTCGATTCGGCTGGCGCCGTGTACGTCGCCGACGGCCGGACGGTCCGGAAAGTCCAGGGCGACGGCCCGGCCGTCACTATCGCCGAGAACCGCTTCCTCCGCGGGCTCCGGGGACACCTCAGCGACTTTGACGGCTACCCCACTCCCGTGGTGGTCGACGCGCGCCAGGGGTTCCTGTACTTCGCGGACGGCCCGACCGTCCGCCGGGTGAACCTGGTAACCGGCGCGGACACCACCGTCGCCGGCACCGGGCAGTACGGCACCCTCGGCGACGGCGGGCAGGCCACCGACGCCCAGCTCGGCTACGTCCGCGGCCTGGCGCTGTCCGCGTCCGGTACCGACCTTTACATCGTGGACTCGGAAAGCCTGCTCCGGGTCGTGGACACGGTTGGCGGCGTCATCACCACCGTGTTCGACCTCGGCGGCCGGTTCGACACCTTCGGCGGCATCAAGGGGCTGGCGGTCGATGCCTACGGGAACATCCTGGTCAAGGGGCCGGCGCCCGTGCGCTTCCCCGACGGCTCCGGTCGCCTGGTCAACACGGTGCTGAAGGTGACCGCCCCGGTGACGACGTTCGCGTCGGCCGCCCGGCCGGTCGCGGTCGCCTCGGGCGAGTTCACCGGCGACGGCCGACCGGACCTGCTCGTCGTCAACCGCGGCGAGCACTCGTTCTCCGTCCTCGCCGGCAGCGGCCGCGGCGGGTTCGCGGCCCCCACCGCCGCGCTGACCACCTCAACCAGCCTGGGCCGGGCCGTCAACGACGAGGCCGGCGCCGCGGTCGCGGGGCGGTTCACGCGCGGCGGGACGGTGGACGACGTGGCGGTGCTCATGCGCGACGCCGGCGAGGTGTGGGTCTTCGCCAACAACGGCGACGGCACCTTCCGGCGGGGTCAGGTGATCGCCGTCGGGGCGGGGGCCACCGGGCTGTCCCTCGCGCCGGCCGCCGACGGCGGACCGCCCGACCTGCTCGTCGGCAACGGGGCCGGGGACGTGCTCCGGCTCGTCGGCAACGGCGACGGGACGTTCACCCCGCCCCCGCCCGTCACCGGCACCCGCGCCCCGATCGCCGTCCAGACGGGCGGCGGCGGGCCGGTCGCCCTGGTCGCCAACCAGCAAACGAACCGGGTCACCGTGCAGGCCCGGGGGGCCGGCACCTTTACCCCGGTCGGCACCCTGACCGCGGAGGACGCCGGCGCCCAGCTCGCGCCGGGCGACGTGACGTGGTACCCGCTCTCGCGGGGCGACACCCGGGCCGACGCCGTCGTCCTCGCCAGCGGCAGTAACAGCGTGCTCGTCTACCGCGCCACCGCGCCGGCCGCGGACGGCACCCCCACCTTCGCCGCCCCCGCGAGCTACCCGACCGGCACCAACCCGGTTCACGTCACCGTCGCCGACGTCAACGGCGACGCCGTCCCCGACATGCTCGTCGCCAACGCCGGGTCGAACGACGTGTCGGTGCTGTTCGGCAGCTACGGGGCGGGCGGGCGGTGGGTCGGCACGGCGGGGCCGCGGCTGCGGGCGGCCGGGGCCGGGCCGCTCTCCGCCGACCTGGTCGCAAACCCCGCGAGTCCCGGCGGGAGCGACCTGGCGATCACCACCCGGGACGGCAAGGTGACCGTCCTCCCCGGCCGCGGCCAGGGGTTCTTCGACGACCGCAGCCCGCGCGTGCTCGACCTCGGCGCCGCGCTCGCCCCCCAGGCGCCGAGCTACATCCCCGGCCTCCCGGCCGGGTACGTGGTCACCGCCGGCGGGGACGTGATCCGCTTCAACGCGACGGCCGGGACGCAGGCCGTCGTCTCGACGGGCCAGCCCGTGCTGCTCGTGCAGGCCGTGGACTTCTCCCGGGTGATCGAGGTCCGGAGCGGGGGCGGCGTCGTCCTCGCGACGGCCGGCGGCGGATCCACCGACCTGGTCCCCCGCGGGGCGGTCGCGGGGGTTCCCAGCGGACTCGCGGTGGTGGACTTCGCGTCCGCCGTGCTGGAGGTGCTGGTCACCAGCGCGGGGGACGACGCGATCTTCGAGTACGCCGTGCGGACGGGCTCGGGCGGAGACCCGATCACGTTCGAGATTACCAGCGACCTCACCGCCGTCGACACGTCCTCGCCCCTCGTCCCCACCCTGGTGACGACGATCTCGACGGCCGGGGGCGGGCGGGGCGCCGCGTCCGCGACCGGGTTCGGCCTGCTGGACGCGGCGGCCGCCACCGGCCTGCCCGCCGGGTTCCTCTCACGCCTCGGGGAGATGACCGACGACGAGGTGCTGGCGTCCGAGGGCGAGTCGTTCATCGCCGCCGTGGCCTCCACCCTGTCGGGCGAGCCCGACCCCGACCCGTCTCACGGCCCGCGGCCGGCCGCGCCGACCCGGGACGAACTCCTGGACGCGACGGCCGACGTGCTGGAACGGCTCGTCGAGGCGGCGCGGTCCGGCCGGCCGCCGGCCGCCGACGGTGAGGCGGCGCCCGACGGCCCGACCTTGCTGGAGCGGTTGCTGGACGCGCTCCAGAAGCTCCCCGCGGACGTGCCACCGCCGACCACCCCCGCCGGGGATCCGTCACCACCGAGTTCCCCCCCCGCCCCGCCGCCGGGCGAGCCGGACGGACCGGGCGAAGTGCCAGCCGAGCCCGACGACCAGGCGGCCGGCGAGT